A window of Melopsittacus undulatus isolate bMelUnd1 chromosome 2, bMelUnd1.mat.Z, whole genome shotgun sequence contains these coding sequences:
- the LOC117437915 gene encoding ubiquilin-1-like, translating to MSAGRGAAQPEQPRGTADPSGIIRVSVKTLKQKEQFEVAQDSTIRELKEEVSKRFQAPPELLVLVFAGKVLQDQDTLSQHGVCNGVSIHVVIRSQNRPADSLAQQGTVTTLVQAPSRSHSSLGSVDDLWDPGLIHHNLSEMLASSREVVVQTMEDLLSRIFTSGLDLTTIRNNTFLMGFLLGVIGVHLLGLDSTDVLDLVGSIQEEDVSMPTLLTEVLQSPMDGADLIRELIMSNPQLQQLAEENPELGHILSNPDTIREMLEAFSSPAVMQEMIRNQDLAMSNLESIPGGYSALEQLYREVEEPFLDAVEEHMVQNPFAAPESRPSPSRERLPAHTENRSPLPNPWAPEPGSAGGTAQELPGHRAAESFVVLNLGAAVPNSGVVQSMVRRLAGSPELMHNLSRALAEPGSPAQEVLSPHAPGDGSSVPPEQQELPPELEQAEIASVLRNPRALQALLQIHLGLQTLSVEAPDFLHSIEDARMELGLRSMDGSPVCTEASVVSDEEGAEDEMEMDEEELQSLFEQQMEQLSAMGFKDQGANLQALLDADGELHTAAEILAKARQAKKMP from the coding sequence ATGTCCGCCGGCCGAGGGGCAGCGCAGCCCGAACAGCCCCGCGGCACCGCGGACCCCTCGGGCATCATCAGGGTGAGCGTGAAGACCCTCAAGCAGAAGGAGCAGTTTGAGGTGGCTCAGGACAGCACCATCCGGGAGCTCAAGGAAGAGGTGTCCAAGCGGTTCCAAGCACCCCCAGAGCTGCTGGTCCTGGTGTTTGCTGGGAAGGTCCTCCAGGATCAGGACACGCTGAGCCAGCACGGGGTTTGTAATGGGGTCAGCATCCATGTGGTCATCAGGTCCCAGAACAGACCAGCAGACAGCCTGGCACAGCAAGGGACGGTGACCACGCTGGTGCAAGCTCCCAGCCGCAGCCATTCCAGCCTGGGAAGTGTGGATGACCTGTGGGACCCAGGCTTGATCCATCACAACCTGTCTGAGATGCTGGCGTCCAGCCGGGAGGTCGTGGTACAGACCATGGAGGATCTCCTGTCCAGGATCTTCACTTCTGGTCTGGACCTGACCACCATCAGGAACAACACGTTTCTGATGGGGTTCCTCCTCGGGGTGATAGGCGTCCATCTCCTGGGCCTGGACTCCACAGACGTGCTGGACCTGGTGGGCAGCATTCAGGAGGAGGATGTGTCCATGCCCACCCTCCTCACCGAGGTGCTGCAGAGCCCCATGGATGGTGCCGACCTCATCAGGGAGCTCATCATGTCCAACccgcagctgcagcagctggcgGAGGAGAACCCTGAGCTTGGCCACATCCTCAGTAACCCTGACACCATCAGGGAGATGCTGGAGGCCTTCAGCAGCCCCGCGGTCATGCAGGAGATGATAAGGAACCAGGACCTGGCCATGAGCAACCTCGAGAGCATCCCTGGCGGGTACAGCGCTCTGGAGCAGCTCTACCGCGAGGTCGAGGAGCCCTTCCTGGATGCGGTGGAGGAGCACATGGTCCAAAACCCCTTTGCTGCCCCAGAGAGCCGCCCCTCGCCGAGCAGAGAGCGGCTGCCGGCACACACCGAGAACCGGAGCCCCCTGCCCAACCCCTGGGCTCCGGAGCCCGGCAGCGCCGGAGGCACCGCACAGGAGCTCCCCGGACACAGAGCTGCCGAGAGCTTCGTGGTGTTGAACCTGGGGGCCGCGGTGCCCAACTCCGGTGTGGTGCAGAGCATGGTCCGGAGGCTGGCAGGCAGCCCGGAGCTGATGCACAACCTGAGCCGCGCGCTGGCAGAGCCCGGCAGCCCCGCGCAGGAGGTGCTGAGCCCACACGCACCCGGTGATGGGAGCTCCGTGCCACcggagcagcaggagctgccaccggagctggagcaggcagagatCGCGTCCGTGCTGCGGAACCCGCGGGCGCTGCAGGCGCTGCTGCAGATCCACCTCGGCCTCCAGACCCTCTCCGTGGAGGCTCCGGACTTCCTGCACAGCATCGAGGACGCGCGGATGGAGCTGGGCCTGCGGAGCATGGATGGGTCACCAGTGTGCACCGAGGCCAGTGTGGTGTCAGatgaggagggagcagaggatgAGATGGAGATGGACgaggaggagctgcagagcct